The following are encoded together in the Triticum dicoccoides isolate Atlit2015 ecotype Zavitan chromosome 6B, WEW_v2.0, whole genome shotgun sequence genome:
- the LOC119321230 gene encoding very-long-chain 3-oxoacyl-CoA reductase 1-like, which yields MPELEEIVSTADKAGSPPLPPLWFLVFLALGLQAVVVSTATFLAWMYHAFLRWGKDLGLRYGAWSVVTGATDGIGRTLALELARMGLHLVLVGRNPAKLSRISKKAKDAAPSKSVVFDLAGDATELSLGAARVAAAVKGLDMGLLVNNAGATYPCAAYFHEVETPVWEAVVRVNMEAATQISRAIVPAMAGKGRVAIINVGSGSSVVVPVFPLYAVYAAGWSTFSIGALRLLEAVRLSAKTKPMRGLLGDVRVHAAAAERGHALPPAAHPTRPPRSSRSVTTHEQSYAFT from the coding sequence ATGCCTGAGCTGGAAGAGATTGTCTCGACGGCCGACAAGGCAGGctcgccgccgctgccaccgcTGTGGTTTCTCGTCTTCCTGGCCCTCGGCCTCCAGGCCGTCGTTGTATCCACCGCGACCTTCCTCGCGTGGATGTATCATGCGTTCCTACGGTGGGGGAAGGACCTGGGCCTGCGCTATGGCGCGTGGTCGGtggtcaccggcgccaccgacggcaTCGGTCGCACGCTAGCGCTCGAGCTCGCGCGCATGGGGCTCCACCTCGTCCTCGTCGGTCGGAACCCTGCCAAGCTATCCCGCATCAGCAAGAAGGCCAAGGATGCGGCTCCGTCCAAGAGCGTGGTGTTCGACCTCGCCGGCGATGCGACAGAGCTTTCGCTGGGCGCAGCGAGGGTGGCGGCGGCCGTGAAGGGGCTCGACATGGGCCTCTTGGTGAACAACGCCGGTGCGACATACCCTTGCGCGGCCTACTTCCACGAGGTGGAGACCCCGGTGTGGGAGGCCGTGGTGCGGGTGAACATGGAGGCGGCCACGCAGATCTCGCGCGCCATCGTGCCAGCGATGGCGGGCAAGGGGAGGGTCGCCATCATCAACGTCGGGTCCGGGTCGTCCGTGGTGGTGCCGGTGTTCCCGCTCTATGCCGTGTACGCGGCCGGGTGGAGCACCTTCTCAATCGGCGCGCTCCGCCTGCTCGAGGCCGTCCGCCTCTCTGCCAAGACCAAGCCCATGCGCGGGCTCCTCGGAGATGTTCGGGTCCACGCCGCCGCCGCAGAGCGAGGCCACGCCCTTCCACCTGCGGCTCATCCTACACGGCCGCCAAGGTCGTCACGCAGTG